The Apibacter raozihei DNA segment TTGTTTAGGTTTTCGTATTGTTTTTTGCTTCTTGTTCTTTTTCTTTATTGAGCGCTTCCCAAAAAGCCTGGCGGCTCAAAGGCTCATATTTGTCTTTTTCACCCAGTTCCACCAGTTTTTTACCTGAGGAAATACGATGTGAATAGTTGGCAAGATTACCTGTTTTTACACAAATAGCATGTACCTTGGTTACATATTCGGCTGTAGCCATAAGGTTGGGCATAGGACCAAAAGGTCTGCCCATGAAATCCATATCGAGCCCGGCGACAATCACTCGTTTTCCGTCATTTGCGAGCAGGTTGCAGACATCTACAATGTTTTCGCTGAAGAACTGAGCTTCGTCTATGCCCACCACATCACAGTCTGCTGCCAGCAAGGGAATTTCCATAGGGTTGTCAATCGGAGTGCTGGGAATGGAATTCTCATCATGGGAAACTACTTCATTTTCATCATACCGGACATCTAAGGAAGGTTTGAATATCTCAACTTTCTGCCGGGCAAACCGTGCTCGATTTAATCTGCGGATGAGTTCTTCCGTTTTTCCGGAAAACATAGACCCACAGATTACTTCAATCCAACCGGTTTGTTTAGTGCTATTTATTGTAT contains these protein-coding regions:
- a CDS encoding thymidine kinase — translated: MFLENTINSTKQTGWIEVICGSMFSGKTEELIRRLNRARFARQKVEIFKPSLDVRYDENEVVSHDENSIPSTPIDNPMEIPLLAADCDVVGIDEAQFFSENIVDVCNLLANDGKRVIVAGLDMDFMGRPFGPMPNLMATAEYVTKVHAICVKTGNLANYSHRISSGKKLVELGEKDKYEPLSRQAFWEALNKEKEQEAKNNTKT